GGTCAGCGGGCCGATACGCTGCGCCCGGGCCAGGGCGTTGGGCTGTCGGTCGCCCGTGAAGTGGTGGAGCAATATAGCGGGCAGATCCTCACCAGCACCAGCGCGCTTGGCGGCGCACGCATGGAAGTGATTTTCGCCCGTCAGCAGCCGCCGGTGGGCGAATCTTCCGCAACGCTTCGAAAAAACCTGTCAGACAACCACGCAGAGTGACGCGCGTCCGTTATAATCCGACTCATCTTCAGAGCCTGCGGAATACAATATGGACTACCACGTAGAGATAAACTGGCCCGATTTCATTGAACGCTACTGGCAAAAACGCCCGGTGGTGTTAAAGCGCGGCATTAAGAATTTTGTCGACCCGCTCTCCCCGGACGAACTGGCCGGTCTTGCGATGGAGAACGAGGTGGACAGCCGCCTGGTCAGTCATCAGGACGGCAAATGGGACGTGAGCCACGGCCCGTTCCAGAGCTACGATCATTTAGGCGAAACCAACTGGTCGCTGCTGGTGCAGGCGGTGAATAACTGGCACGAGCCGAGCGCCGCGCTGATGCGCCCGTTCCGCGCCCTGCCGGACTGGCGTATTGACGATCTGATGATCTCCTTTTCGGTGCCAGGCGGCGGCGTTGGCCCGCATCTTGATCAATACGATGTGTTTATTATCCAGGGCGTTGGCCGTCGCCGCTGGCGCGTCGGCGAAAAAGTGCCGATGAAACAGCACTGCCCGCACCCGGATCTGCTGCAGGTCGCGCCGTTTGAAGCGCTGATCGACGAAGAGCTGGAGCCCGGCGATATCCTCTATATTCCGCCGGGATTCCCGCACGAAGGCTATTCGCTGGAAAACTCGATGAACTATTCCGTGGGCTTTCGCGCACCGAGCGGTCGCGAGCTTATCAGCGGGTTCGCCGATTATGTGTTGCAGCGTGAGCTCGGCAGCCATCGTTACAGCGATCCGGATGTGCCCGCACGCGAATGTCCTGCAGACATTGTGCCTGCGGAAGTCGAAAAGCTGCGCGACATGATGCTGGATCTCATCCGCGACCCGGATAATTTCAACGAATGGTTTGGTGAGTTTATCACCCAGTCGCGTCACGAGCTGGATGTGTCGCCGCCGGAGCCGCCGTACC
This sequence is a window from Cronobacter sakazakii. Protein-coding genes within it:
- a CDS encoding ribosomal protein uL16 3-hydroxylase gives rise to the protein MDYHVEINWPDFIERYWQKRPVVLKRGIKNFVDPLSPDELAGLAMENEVDSRLVSHQDGKWDVSHGPFQSYDHLGETNWSLLVQAVNNWHEPSAALMRPFRALPDWRIDDLMISFSVPGGGVGPHLDQYDVFIIQGVGRRRWRVGEKVPMKQHCPHPDLLQVAPFEALIDEELEPGDILYIPPGFPHEGYSLENSMNYSVGFRAPSGRELISGFADYVLQRELGSHRYSDPDVPARECPADIVPAEVEKLRDMMLDLIRDPDNFNEWFGEFITQSRHELDVSPPEPPYQPDEIYDALKQGDTLVRLGGLRVLRIGDEVFVNGEKIDSPHRPALHQLANEVVLNEAMFGEALEDPSFLAMLAALVNSGYWYFAE